The Panthera tigris isolate Pti1 chromosome A1, P.tigris_Pti1_mat1.1, whole genome shotgun sequence region AGTAagcccatgattatatggtcaattaatatttgacagaggaggaaagaatttccaatgggaaaagacaggctcttcaataaataatgttgggAAACTGGATAGCTATGTGCAAAGGTATAAAACTGGACCACATGTAAatacatcatacacaaaagtcAAATCAAAATGGACACAAGACCTACATTCAGGACCTGAAATCATAACAATTCTATAAGAGAGCACAGataataatttttctgaaatcagctatagcaacacttttctaggtatgtctcctgaggcaagggaatgATACacgaaaatgaactattgggactacataaaaataaaacatgtacagcaaaggaaacagtcaacaaaagtaaaagacaacctactgcatgagagaaggtatttgcaaaggaGATGTCTGATAAATGGTTgttatccataatatataaagatcttataAAACTCTccaccaaaagaaacaaataattcaattaaaaatgggcagaagactaaTCAGTATAATCCAGTGAGAGAATAGCAAATACTacctgatttcactcatatgtggtatttaagaaacaaataaaatgaagaaagtaaaagaaaaaaagagtgatacAAAAAAAACCTGACTGTTAACAATTGAAAACGAAATacatggttaccagaagggagttTGATAGGGGGATGTATACTGAGTaatacatagaattgttgaaacactatattgtacacctaaactaatattataccatatgttaactatactggaatcaaaatcaaaataaataaataagtacatacatacctaacaaaatataaataaatgtgataattGATTTAAGAGCTGTGTAATTTTACGAAAAATTCAAATGGACTGAACacagaaattaaatgtaaatagatcaGGATTGTATGCATGttctattcttcttcttcttcttcttcttcttcttcttctgcttctgcttctgcttctacttcttttttctttcaattcttagAATAAACTAAATACCATGGCTCCACAACATACTTTGTTCTGTAGTGTCTCCTGGGGATATCTATGATACTCACTCCTCACCTCCTTTTAATGCACTTTGGGAGAATATAGGGTATTTCAGGATCACTACACTCTGAGTTTGCTGAGGCATGGTAGGGCTGTGTCTCATTCACCACTTCCATGACAGAGTACAGAGTTATGTTGACCTCTCTACATATGGTAATTGTGTCTGGATAATACAGGAATGGGAGGTTCTGGCCTATACCTCTTCACAAATATGTGGATACAAATAACCATCCATCCACAAACACACATTTTTGGGGGTTCTGGATTCTGGATTAAAGCacaggaatgggaaaagacaaaTTTAAGGAAGTAGAAGGCACAGTTTCAATTGGCCCTGGGGAAAAGACAGTAAAGTGAGCAGCCAAGATCACTGTGGACACAAATGTCCAGCCCACTTACCCATGGACTCTGGGAGCATCTCCCTTTGTGGTAACTTCCAGCTGGCTTATCCAAAATTTCTGGCTAAACTGACTGGTAAAAGACTTCTCCTGTGCAATCTAGTCTATAAATACTGGAAAAGTGACTACCTGTCCAAATATGAAAACACCAATATAGTGTTACAAGAGTCACAAAGTGTCAGGGAAACATGACActaccaaaatgaaataaatcacaagcaactgacccaaagaaatggagatctaaaAACTACCTTgcaaagaattcagaatatttaCCTAAATGAGAGCAAACAAGCAACTCAACAACTTTAGCGAAGCAATACTTGAGGAAAATGATGTTTAGcaaagagattaaaaacacaaaaaaacagcaaaatggaaATCCTAGAACTGAAGAACACAGTGATCGAACTGAAAAAGACCAATAGAAAGGCTGTACAAACTTCATGAAGTACAAGAATCAGTGAGCTCAAAGGCAGATTAtcagaagaataaaaggaaattaaactaaaaaagagattaaaaaaacagtCTACTAAATTTATGGGATCCTTTAAAaatcctatacacacacacacacacacacacacacacacacacacacatcatgaaaatcccagagggcagagaaagtgTTAGGGGCAGAAAGctgagaaaagaataataaaaccttCCCaaatcctgagaggaaaataaacatacatatccATCAAGTTCAAGGAATTCCAAATACCAGATATAATGAAGGTGATGTTGACACACGttataatcagaaaatcaaataaattaaaaatctgataaatttttaaaacttgaccattgttgtatttttacaaatacaaattGTGATTGATGTAATTTCTGGATtccaggaaaaacagaagaacatttAAGATAATCTGCAATGAAACTgcattgttaaacattttttaatattattccatTAAAATTAGTAATATCATAATTTGCATTATTTAGtttaattaatgaaatttttaatagtttaatgTCTTATTtcaaacagaatggaaaaattggaaaatatgtCATACCTAAAGTAAATTAAAGATAACTTtcacatttgtgatttttaaagaatgttttatatattttttattaaactaaCCACATtccatttaattattaattatttggcCATGATAAtcaaaattgtgaaataaaataatatgtaatatgtgcAGATACAACATTACTGTGAACTTACTGAGCAACAATGTATACAATGTATGCTCCATAAAACTTTAGGGATGCAATAATATTGgaacaaactaaataaatatatttgtttctttaactgCTGACTTGACCTTAAAACAcctatgaaaatatataaagacatttttaaaagttcttcccCAACATTAGCTTATATATCTTGAGCTATTAGTAACTTAAGTTACGTTGTCTAAGTCTCAGTGGACATTCCCAAGTGAATACAAAACAAGAAGACAACAAACCAAGCAAGGCAGACAAAACAAAGTATCAGATTAAGTCTCCAATTAAAGAAGGCATAGAATCATTGTTGCTGTTGATTTTCTTGGAGgtatcttttttcataattttatcttctaattcacctattctctcctctgtctcttcaatccctgttatggctgcctccattttattttgcacctcatttatagcatttttagttcCTGTTTGACTATTTGTACagccttgatctctgtagcaatagattctctgctgttttctatgcttctttcaagcccagtgattaatttcatgactattattctaaattcttgttccattatattgcttaaatcagttttgatcaatttgttagctgtcgctactttctggtgtttcttttgaggagaattcttccatttcatcatttgggtagtccctgcggtagcaccaaactgcagggcccttcccctgtgctgtgtggagtaacttgtgttggtgggtgggccGTAGTCTGCCCCCATGTCTGCCCCCAGGTCACCTCTGGGGTCACAGTCAGAGttgtgtgtaccttatcttcccctctcccaagggCAGGACTCACTTACAGTGGTGTGGCCCATGTcagggctacttgcacacttccaggTTTGTGGTGCAGTttcaatgggatctggccaagggcatattagacagggtggatccgcaaggaGCACAGGGACtagaggggcaggcttagcttgttttgccatcagtggtcccctgcaggagggtccccgcagcaccaggagggaggcagacctgtcagagggatggatccacagaagcacaacatTGGATGTTTGTGCAGTGCAGGCAAGTTCAGTGATGAGAATgtgttccctttggaatttcatctgggggatgggagagggagatggcacttgccagtgcctttgttcccctgctgaGTGAGCTCCATCTTCTGttgctcaacaactctcccttctGGCATCcactcaccctccccactctctgagagcagagctgttgacttttcacattccagatgttaagttcaGCtcgctgtcagaactcacagagtccagcccctccacttttgcaagccagactctgggggctctgccttgcctggcatgctgcccctccactgccctggctccctccagcCCATCCttgtagcacgcaccgcctctctgcccttcctctatcattgtagatttgatttgtatttccctgatgatgagtgatgttgagcatatgtGTCTTCTATGgtaaaaaagtgtctattcatatcctctGCACATTTTTCATTAGATTATTacttttggggtgttgagttttctAAGTtcattatattttggatacttactctttatcaggtatgccatttacaaatatattctcccattccataggctaccttttagtcttttgggttttttttgctgtgcaggagctttttattttgatgagttcttatactttatttttgtctttgtttctttcgcctcaggagatatatctagtaagaagttgctaaggTCAATGTCAAAGAGGCtatttcctgtgttctcttctagggtttttagtttcctgtctcacacttaggtctttcatacattctgaatttatttttgtgtatgatataagataatcgtccattttcattcttttgcatgttgctttccagcaCCTtcccatcggatattctttcctgcattgttgAAGACTGATttaccatatagttgtgagttcAGTTCtgagttttttattctgtttgattgatatatgtgtctatttttgtgccaacaGCATACCGCCTTGATCATTACTGCTTCATAATAGGTCTGGAGATGTGATGCCTCtatctttgctttgcttttcaagtTTGCCTTGTGTATttggtcttctgtggttccatacatattttaggattatttgctgtagctctgtgaaaaatgctggtggtaatCTGAattggattgcattaaatgtgtagagtgctttgggtagcatagacattttaacaatgtttgttctccCAGTCCATAAGCCTggaatgtctttacatttttattgtgcatcatcctcaatttcttttatcagtgttttatagtttgcagagtacagatctttaacACTTTAACTAGGTGAATTATTAGATATCTTATGTGTTTGGttcaattgtaagtgggatcaattccttgatttctctttctgctgcctcattgTTGTATAGGAATACAAGATGTATGTATGTCGATTTTGTATCCTGGGTCTTTACTAAACTGGTGTGTAACTTCTAGCAATGTTTTGGTGAGTCCTTCTGCTTTCTATATAGGGTATCGTATCATGTGCAAATAGGAAACATTTCACTTCTTTCCTGCAGGTTtagatgtcttttattcctttgtcttttctcattgCTGTGGTAAGGAGTTCCACTATTATGTTAAATAAAGTGATGACAGTAagcatccctgtcttattcctgactatagaggaaaatctctgtttttccccattgagggtgatattagctgtgagtatTTTGCATATTGCCTTTATTGTGATGAATAATGCTAACCATActttttttgtcatgaatggatcttgcttttgtcaaatgttttttttctgcatctattgaaatgatcacatggttcttatcatttcttttattaatgttgtgcatcatgttgattgatttgtgagtattgagCCACCCTTGCAAACcagaataaataccacttgattgtTAGTTGATGCCTCAGAACTGCCTACTATTTTGGGGGACTTACATTAAAAATTCAGCAGAACTTGAGTCTGAGATATAATGGAATATGTTGGTGGGATCTCAGGGCAAAATTATCCTTAGGGAACCACAAACACCATGGGTGAACACCTGATGGTAGATACACTGAGATGGCTGTGAGTTTAATCAGTGAATAATCAGTCCCTAACAGCCCATAAGACCCTGATAATAAAGTGACATAAAATACCCTGTGCTTCCTAAACAGTGTGTAGGAGGTGTAGAAGCATACTTCTCCAGGAGACGCAAAAACAGTGAACATTTAATGACTCCATGGCATTCAGTGTATTCTAAAGGATGAGGAAGGGAAAGGATACccagaccagaaataaacccatgaataTATGGTTAACCAATGTACAACAAAGCAACCAAGAATATACTATGGTGAAAGTATAATCTATTCAGTAATTGTACATCCTATGCATTTCCAGTCAGAAAACTGTGTGGCCACAtgcagacaaaaaataaaattgaaccaTTATCTtgaaccatacacaaaaattattttaaaagtgtttgaagACAAATGTAAGAATAGACACCATAAAACTTCAGGAAGAAACAGGTGGTTAGCTTCTTGACACagatatttataatagttattatttatataaatcttacacaaagacaaaaagaagagaagtaaAGATAAGTGGGgtacattaaactaaaaatatgCACACCAaagaaccatcaacaaaattaaaagtcaaactACTGAATAATAAAGGTACTTGTAAATCATATTTATCCTTAGGGAAGCTAGTATTCAAAACAGATAAAGAACACACAATTTCAATGGCATAAAAGTTGGTtacaaaatggacagaagacatgaatagagtttgttttccaaagaagacatatagatgggtaaaaagttaaagatataaagaaaacaaaagatgtatAACGTCATAAATAatcaggaaaagcaaataaaaaacacaatgagatatgaccttaCACATTAAGAATAGCTATTTTCAGAAAGACAGGGAATaacgtgttggtgaggatgggggaAAATGGAAATCGTTGTTTATTATTGGGgagaatgaaaattggtgcagccagtacagaaaacaatatggagttttcCTCttgaaactaaaaatggaactaccatacaTCCATAAATTCTACtgctggatatttatccaaagatttCAGAAACACTGCTTGTAAAGATATATGCATCTTTATGTTCATTGATCattcctatgttcattgcagcagtaTTGACAATGGCTAAGAAGCTAAGATAGGGAAACAACTTATGTATCCCAAGAACCCATTAATGGTTgagtgaatattatatatatatatgtgtatatatatatatatatatacacacatacatatatatgtgtatatatatacacatatatatatataatttactcaTTATATATTGcacagactatttttttttttttaattttttttttcaacgtttattgattcttgggacagagagagacagagcatgaacgggggagggacagagagagagggagacacagaatcggaaacaggctccaggctctgagccatcagcccagagcctgacgcggggctcgaactcacggaccgtgagatcgtgacctggctgaagtcggacgcttaaccgactgcgccacccaggcgccccgcacagactatttttaaattcacatataataaatatgcttgtacacatatatatgtataaatatacatatacatgcatgtctatttattaaaacaataatataacatagtaaatataaatgtacaaaatatagatataataaatataaatatacatatgtatatataataaatatagatataataactatatatgtatatatgtatatcatatttaaatatttaaataaaagtgaaatatatataattacaaatttatattaaatacatttatatagataattaaatcttgccatttgttacAACATGGATTAGACCTTGAAGGTAttattgtatgtaaaatatattagaaagagaaaaacaaatacaaaatgatctCTCCTATGTatggaagataaaacaaaacacaacaagaaaacaagctcatagacacagaaaacagattggtgttTGCCAAAGTGAGGGGGTGAGGaatgagagaaaggaggaaaaaaaaatactttttagaaaaacagaaagaaatcagggGAATTAAAAATGAAGCATTCAAAATCATATCACAAGTGTGTAGAAAcaaaatatctgataaaagtGTCCAGTCAACTTAAAATAGAAAGGAtgacatatttattaaattgcaCTGGAATGCTTAATagcatttagaagaaaatatactcCTACTTACAAGAATTGCATGCAAttaattacatatatgtttaaaatcatttttttaataaatctaaaTAATAGCACTGAtgtttctatgtatttgtttaaaaaattcttgggtgcctgggtggctgagttggttaagtatccaaattttgattttggctcagctcatgatgtcaTAATTTTTGAGCtgaagccccatgcagggctctgcactgacagttcaaagcctgcttaggattctctccattctctctctctaccactcccctttcactctgtgtgtctctctctttttcaaaaacaaaacaaaacagaacaaaaaataaacaaagatataaacaaacaaccacaacaacaaaaccacacacaaaaaaatatttaaaacattgttttcaatctatttgaattttttattgaaCAATACAGGTATTTAAATAGATAATCACATTggcatatttgaaatatatatatatttcttatatattcatCACAAAACAGGACCCTtgtttcaacaaaaattttagaGAACTTTGATCATtgttttgtgtctgacttccCTCTTGACATGTCTTAGGAAGGAAAAGTTCTGATGTCTATGTTAGAACTAAATAGTCACTTCCTTTTTTGACTCTCAGTTATAGGAAGGGAATATAATCATACTTTCtattaaatcttttaatttcaaactttAACTTTAAAGTGGGTGCCTTCAAATAAGCAAGGGATATGCACATTCACTAAGCAAACagcacaagaaaaataaatgtttattgcaatTCATCAAGTTTTCAGAGGAGCTCATCATATGATTTTTGAGCTGTGAATGGTGTGAGTCATATTAATTAATCTCAGACACATTTTGGAAATTGATTTTGGTTACGTATTTTCCAGACATCATTGGCCAGAATTTCTGAAGAGTCTGAAagtctctcactttttttttcttttttttaatgttaatttatttcttttgagacagaagagagctcaagagaggaagggacagacagagagggagagagagaatcccaagcaggttccatgctcagtgtacagcctgatgtggggtttgatctcacaactgagagatcatgacctgaaacaacaTCAAGTAGTTGGATGCACCCCCAGATGCCTCTGTCactctttttaatataatattttctgcttaaattctaccgattttttttctattaaaaatgaatttactttAGTTAAGaaccttaactaattacatttcaAACCCCAAATTAATTCAACTGGAAAACCTTGGTAGTAAAGAGTAATGCCTAATGAACCTTTGGCCATTGATACCAAAcattgaatgtcttttttttttcaaatttgaaaatgaagttaTGTGATATGAGGGAAACTTAAGCaaactcttccttttttaaaagattaatcaTATACGTTCTTTTGATAAAAAATTTCCCATCATAGTTACACCATttcaaaataaagcttttaaacaGTAAATAGTCAAGAAATCTCTAAGGACTCACTTAGTTTTAGTATAAAAGCATCCATAATTACAGTATATAATCTAACATGCAGATCTTCTATTTGGGGAGAAAATACTTATATCCAATTCTAATATATCAGTCATCCATCACTGTGATGCTTTGGATAATACAGGGCTTTGTACATGTTAATTCTAGCTTCCTTATTTACACCCACTCTTATATAATAAAGAGTATAGAAGACTTACTCCATAAACAGTGATGGCTGTTCATTCATAGTGCCCAGGTGTAGAACTAGCCTGTAGGTAATGGGAAGACCTTTGTAAGCTAGTCATTAAACAGGTATCTCTATTGAAAACCGTGCTACAGAGAGGTTAACAATAAAGCAAAGCACCCAAATCTCATTCAGTAGAATTATAAGAATATTAAATGTATAATGAAATGCTGATAACAGAAATCATCTTATGAAATGGAGTTAGTGGCTTTTGGGGTTGTGAAATGAGTGTTTTGAAAGATAACTGGGAAGTGGCTCAGACTGACTAATCTGCACTAAACAGTATATAACTCCCATCAATCCTTTTAGAAAATGGCTCTCATTATTCCATAGTCTATTCTTCATTTTCCTGATCACAATTATCCCGATCATGTAGACCTGTTGTAAATGACTTTCTTAGATTCATCTAGTTACTTCCAGAGTCCttctcataaaatatataaacttgtaTTTCCTCCTTACTGGTAAGAGAATGTCTAATTCTATACAGATTCTTTGTCCAATCTCCATACCTATCACTTGCCCTGAAAATAAGGGAACAGAAGAATCATTTTTTCACCAATATATATAAagggtaaatatatataaagggtatatctatctatctatctaatatatatatatatatatatatatatatatatatatatatattagatttcAAAGAAACCTGGGAACATGATAAcactttctgttatttttttctattttagccatTTGGGAAGAGATGTTAAGTATATATGAATTATTGTAATGTGTAATACCATCATGTTGGATTGTTTCcattatcatttcaatatattaataaaatcttACTACCCACAGggtaagagaaaatatttgttctttctatttattgaaaaattaccacaaagaaaacaaacaaataaaaaaatataaaattattttgtcaaatctcaattatttcaattttctagATTAATATAATCCCTGTCTTCATTCTGGAATGTCATTGCTCCTAATGATTGTAAAAGGTGAAAAGGATGGAATTTTAAGGCAGCAGGATTAAAGAGAACTTGGTCAAACTTATATAGAGCAGATCCTCTGAATCACTCTTCTCAGGGCTCCCATCACCTCCTTGTTTCTCAGGATATAAATGATAGGGTTGAGCATTGGGGTCAGAATAATGTAGAAGACAACCAGAATCTTGGCTTCTGATGGAGATCTCAGCCGTCTTGCGCATAGGTAAATGTAAACAAAGGGTTCAGTGTAGAAAGTCACCACAATGAGGTGTGTGCTGCAGGTCGAATaggccttcttccttctttctgttgaGTGCATGTGGCAGATAGCATGGAGAACTCGGCCACAGGAACATGCAATGCCGATGAAAGGAAATGCAATCAAGAGTGTGGTGCTCACAAACACTGTGTACTCATAGACCCAGGTGTCCATGCAAGCCAGAGTCAGCATGGCTGGCACATCACAGAAGAAACGGTTGATGGACCTGGATCGACAATAAGGGATATGGAGGGCATATACAGTGTGGGCACAGGAGTTGACTGAGCCCATTATCCAAGATCCTGTTATCAtcaacacacacacttttttgcTCATACGAATGGGATAATGAAGAGGAAAGCAAATAGCCAAATAGCGATCATAGGCCATAGAGGCCAATAGTAACCCTTCTGCACCTGCTAAAGTCAAGAAGAAGAAGCTCTGTACCCCACACTCAATAAAGGAGATAGACTTGTTTCCAAAGAGATAATTGGATGCCATCTTGGGGACGATGGTGGAGATGTAGTTCAGGTCCATGAGGGAGAGCTGACTAAGTAGAAAATACATGGGTGTGTGGAGATGGACGTCcaggaggatgaggagaaacaTGGACAGGTTTCCAAAAAGagccattaggaaaatgataacaatgagaatgaaaataaacaacccaattcTTGATGGTGGAAACAACCCCAATAAAAGGAAGCCTGTTAATGTTTggttgttattttccattttctattcattggttttcctgaagaaaaagaaaaactcatggtgtgaaaaataaagaaatgtgagtttttacattttatccaAACTATTTTAGTCTAATTCTGAAGCTTTTATGAAATATCTAGTTCCTTAAATAATCAACATTTCTTACTTTGAGAAAGAAGTTCTGTGTTGTTTCACAAAGTCACAAGGCAAGGTGATAAGCATATGCATTCAAATTCTTCTGAAAAGAatctatgaaataataaaaggcaaatataaaTACCCACCGTGTATTTATACATATCATATACGCAATATGatcatatatcatatacatatcatAAACATGATATGAGTAATTTATGCTCTTCATAAATTcacatatctaaaatattaaagcTTAATTTGAGTTAAGCATAAATCTTATTGCCAAGACTGACCACAAGTTGACTAATAATTTAGTTAATATGGGTTTGGctcatgtgtgtttattttatactatttagactaggactttattaaaattaaagatctcCCCAACAGGAATTCACTCATAACCActagatgtttattttaattttgacaaagtaGACAATTTTTGAATGCATAAAGAATCCTCAATTAGATTACTTTTTACCCATTTATTCTGCTTCTAGTCACTAATGCATAGTCATTATGCATAGTCCATTTACAAAACTCTGACCTATATTGATTACTTCCAATCCCCTTGCAAATTTGACATGTAAGCATTGGATTAATCTTACTGCACAACATTGAAAATGTTGGCTGTCTTCTACTGACAACAATGACAATATTTGCCTGAAGTGACATACTGGATGAGAGAAAGATAATATTTTGCTCCTGGGCCATTTCTATAAGTGGAAGGGAAGACTCAGATGTaacctttattttccatttcactaACATCCTGGACAGGTATAAGAAATCATGCTAAGTCCAAACAAAATTCTGAGTCTGGTATCATCACCCACAATTGTAAAATAAGAATCATGGGAtgcctgggctgctcagtcaggtaagagtccaacttcaactcaggtcatgatctaaaggtctgtgagtttgagccc contains the following coding sequences:
- the LOC102956325 gene encoding olfactory receptor 2L8-like encodes the protein MENNNQTLTGFLLLGLFPPSRIGLFIFILIVIIFLMALFGNLSMFLLILLDVHLHTPMYFLLSQLSLMDLNYISTIVPKMASNYLFGNKSISFIECGVQSFFFLTLAGAEGLLLASMAYDRYLAICFPLHYPIRMSKKVCVLMITGSWIMGSVNSCAHTVYALHIPYCRSRSINRFFCDVPAMLTLACMDTWVYEYTVFVSTTLLIAFPFIGIACSCGRVLHAICHMHSTERRKKAYSTCSTHLIVVTFYTEPFVYIYLCARRLRSPSEAKILVVFYIILTPMLNPIIYILRNKEVMGALRRVIQRICSI